CAGCACGTCCATCGCGTTCAGGTACGCAGGGACCTCGTGATGCGGCACACCAGTGACGATGCGCACCGCGTCCCCCCGGCCCGCCGCCCACGCCCGCAGCTCGCCCTCGATGGCCCCGCCGCCGACGATCAGCGCGCGCCACGGCTCCCGCGCCGCGTCCAGCGCCGCGATGAGCGTGCGCAGCCCCTTCTCGGCGACGAACCGGCCGAGGAAGCCGATCACCGGCGGCCCGTCCTCCCGCCAACCAAGAGACCCACGGACGCGCGCACCGGCCTCGGTGTCCGGGCGGAACAGCTCCGTGTCTACCCCGGGCGAGATCACCGCGACCGGGAGATGGTCATACCCAGGGCGAACGCGCAGTGCGTCGTGGACCGTTTCGCCGAACGCCACCCACCCGGCCGCGCGGCGAAGGGCGTACCGCTCG
This genomic interval from Longimicrobium sp. contains the following:
- a CDS encoding glycosyltransferase family 4 protein; translated protein: MTRPLRLLTLGHSYVVGTNRRLAHAMAQAGAGEWEVTVAAPESFPGDLGPIALEPFPGELPRLVPVPVHGASRVHTMRYGRRLRALLREGWDVVHCWEEPYILAGAQVAAWTPPEARLVYATFQNLPKRYPPPFAWAERYALRRAAGWVAFGETVHDALRVRPGYDHLPVAVISPGVDTELFRPDTEAGARVRGSLGWREDGPPVIGFLGRFVAEKGLRTLIAALDAAREPWRALIVGGGAIEGELRAWAAGRGDAVRIVTGVPHHEVPAYLNAMDVL